One region of Candidatus Electrothrix rattekaaiensis genomic DNA includes:
- the cmoB gene encoding tRNA 5-methoxyuridine(34)/uridine 5-oxyacetic acid(34) synthase CmoB, giving the protein MNDTQHENPQKPPYLKFFPDALQDELQQVYTEKQIWVNQPKKGFLRYCEPLKAVAHLRASFLDLSGDEVRIGKREDLSDQEHEQVLQLLKNFMPWRKGPFSVFDINIDAEWQSWRKWNRLLPEMPNLKDKVVADIGCNNGYYMFRMAEQAPKFVLGFEPYVHHYYTFKALNSFAGLEKLCIDLLGIEHLPLFPTCFDVIFCLGILYHRPSPIDALRDLLTALKPGGCLLLESQAIPGEESMALFPEKTYAKVPGTWFVPTAACLHNWLQRAGFINIKCFCSHPMNSTEQRKTDWMVFESYQDFIDKQNPEFTIEGYPAPWRVFFKAEKK; this is encoded by the coding sequence ATGAACGACACGCAGCACGAAAATCCCCAAAAGCCCCCCTACCTCAAATTCTTCCCGGATGCTCTCCAGGATGAGTTACAGCAGGTCTACACAGAAAAGCAAATCTGGGTCAATCAACCCAAAAAGGGCTTTCTCCGCTATTGCGAACCATTGAAGGCCGTTGCCCATCTTCGTGCTTCCTTCCTGGATCTCAGCGGGGATGAAGTGCGGATCGGCAAACGGGAGGATCTGAGCGACCAGGAGCATGAGCAGGTCCTGCAACTCCTGAAAAACTTTATGCCCTGGCGCAAGGGCCCCTTTTCTGTCTTTGATATCAACATTGATGCGGAATGGCAGAGCTGGCGCAAATGGAACCGCCTCTTGCCGGAGATGCCTAATCTCAAGGATAAGGTGGTGGCGGATATTGGCTGCAATAATGGCTATTACATGTTCCGCATGGCAGAGCAGGCCCCGAAGTTTGTCCTGGGCTTTGAGCCCTATGTTCATCATTATTACACCTTCAAAGCCCTGAACAGCTTTGCCGGGCTAGAAAAGCTCTGCATCGACCTGCTGGGCATAGAACACCTGCCCCTGTTCCCCACCTGCTTTGATGTGATCTTCTGCCTGGGTATCCTCTATCATCGCCCCTCCCCCATTGATGCCCTGCGGGATCTCCTCACAGCCTTGAAGCCGGGCGGTTGCCTGTTGCTGGAATCCCAGGCCATTCCTGGTGAGGAATCTATGGCCCTGTTCCCGGAAAAAACCTATGCCAAGGTGCCTGGAACCTGGTTTGTCCCCACAGCGGCCTGCCTCCATAACTGGTTGCAGCGGGCCGGTTTTATCAACATCAAATGCTTTTGTTCCCATCCCATGAACAGCACGGAACAGCGGAAAACCGACTGGATGGTTTTTGAATCCTATCAGGATTTTATTGACAAGCAGAACCCTGAGTTTACAATAGAGGGCTACCCTGCCCCTTGGCGGGTCTTTTTCAAAGCAGAAAAGAAATAA
- the waaF gene encoding lipopolysaccharide heptosyltransferase II — translation MPPIPKNTRNILIRSTNWIGDAIMTTPAVRSIRRNFPEAKITLLALPWVADVFRACPHIDQIFIYDKQGKHGGLRGKLLLAAELRQENYDLTILLQNAFEAALITFLARIPVRGGYTTDGRGLLLTHGVRKHPAIKTKHQVHYYQEMLEGLGLQRSENSLELFLDPAAEQDADALIKEALQGEEIDDIPIIGLNPGAAYGPAKCWPVAKYAELAGRFSEKTGGLIVIFGTAADQEAAAEISAAAGERVLDLTGKTTLAQALACIARCSVFVTNDSGLMHVAAALNTPLVAVFGSTDHIATGPYSEQATVVRRPVECSPCMKTHCPKGHFQCMEGITVQKVEQAALLWLNKKA, via the coding sequence ATGCCCCCCATCCCAAAAAACACCCGCAACATCCTCATCCGCTCCACCAACTGGATCGGCGACGCCATCATGACCACCCCGGCAGTACGCAGCATCCGCCGCAACTTCCCGGAGGCAAAGATCACCCTACTGGCCCTGCCCTGGGTTGCAGATGTGTTCAGGGCCTGCCCCCATATCGACCAGATTTTCATCTATGATAAGCAAGGGAAACACGGGGGACTCCGGGGCAAGCTGCTCCTGGCAGCCGAGCTGCGCCAGGAAAACTACGACCTCACCATCCTTCTGCAAAACGCCTTTGAAGCAGCCCTGATCACCTTTCTGGCCCGGATTCCGGTTCGGGGCGGTTACACCACCGATGGTCGGGGCCTGCTGCTCACCCACGGGGTGCGCAAGCACCCTGCAATCAAAACCAAGCATCAGGTTCATTATTATCAGGAAATGCTGGAAGGGTTGGGACTCCAGCGCAGCGAAAACAGTCTGGAGCTTTTTCTTGATCCGGCAGCGGAGCAGGATGCAGATGCCCTCATCAAGGAGGCCTTGCAGGGAGAGGAAATAGATGACATACCGATCATCGGCCTGAATCCGGGGGCGGCCTATGGCCCGGCCAAGTGCTGGCCCGTAGCGAAATACGCCGAGCTGGCAGGCCGTTTCTCCGAAAAAACCGGTGGACTCATCGTAATTTTCGGGACTGCTGCTGATCAGGAAGCTGCTGCCGAGATCAGTGCGGCTGCTGGCGAACGGGTCCTGGATCTCACCGGCAAGACCACCCTAGCCCAGGCCTTGGCCTGCATTGCCCGCTGCTCCGTCTTTGTTACCAATGACTCCGGCCTCATGCATGTGGCTGCGGCCCTCAACACCCCGCTGGTTGCGGTGTTCGGCTCGACCGATCATATCGCCACCGGCCCCTATTCCGAGCAGGCAACCGTCGTTCGTCGCCCGGTGGAATGCAGCCCCTGCATGAAAACCCATTGCCCCAAGGGCCATTTCCAATGCATGGAAGGCATCACGGTACAGAAGGTGGAGCAGGCTGCTTTACTCTGGTTAAACAAAAAAGCATAA
- a CDS encoding helix-turn-helix transcriptional regulator encodes MLTHEELKKKMLSNPDVKVEYDALKKEFTLFDELLNARMQAGLTQAEVADRMGTKTPAIARLEAGGGNKRHSPSISTLRKYAEAVGCHLEIRLVRG; translated from the coding sequence ATGCTGACACATGAAGAACTAAAAAAGAAAATGTTGAGCAACCCCGATGTGAAGGTGGAATACGATGCCCTTAAAAAAGAATTCACCCTTTTTGATGAGTTGCTAAACGCCAGAATGCAGGCAGGACTCACCCAAGCAGAGGTAGCCGATCGTATGGGGACCAAAACACCGGCAATTGCCAGATTGGAGGCCGGAGGCGGAAACAAACGACATTCTCCCTCAATATCCACGCTCCGTAAATACGCCGAAGCAGTTGGCTGTCACTTGGAGATCAGACTGGTACGGGGTTAA
- a CDS encoding type II toxin-antitoxin system RelE/ParE family toxin — protein sequence MNWTICYYSEALQKDLLELPTGIQARYIHLTERMETHGPNLGMPHTKAMKPGLFELRMKSKEGIGRVFYCTAVNQQIVMLHSFVKKSQKTPRRELNLALKRMKEVKENADT from the coding sequence ATGAACTGGACCATCTGTTATTATAGCGAAGCATTGCAAAAAGACCTTCTGGAGCTGCCCACCGGGATTCAGGCAAGATACATCCATCTTACCGAACGAATGGAAACGCACGGCCCAAACCTCGGCATGCCGCACACCAAGGCAATGAAACCCGGATTGTTCGAGCTGCGCATGAAATCCAAAGAAGGCATCGGTCGCGTTTTTTACTGCACTGCGGTCAATCAACAAATTGTCATGCTGCATTCGTTTGTCAAAAAATCACAAAAAACTCCTCGACGCGAACTCAACTTGGCTCTCAAAAGAATGAAAGAGGTGAAAGAAAATGCTGACACATGA
- a CDS encoding trypsin-like peptidase domain-containing protein, with the protein MNQAERNSMPSPSLESSLVRILINDLEPRRPVGAGFLVTPKHVLTCAHVVNAALGRSLNVPDQPTPASEIFLDFPLLNNHSLLRAKILHWFPVTDNSATGTLDKLEDIAVLELSPETPLPAEAQPAPLVALDNAASIIDQRLRMCGFPGGVDQGTHIDGMLKGRTGAGYWEIHPLDKNRPIEQGFSGTAVWAVQENAVCGMISSRLRRKPDQENGPVITGYMLPASTLIRAFPKLDQHSRPANPYRGLEAFREKDANLYFGREQTITRLQQVVADQPFAAVIGASGSGKSSVVFAGLIPALRQTGDWLIAHCRPKKEPFYELSACLIPLLYDDPILRSEKTDELKEKLHAGSVGLLGIIRQIREQRKQQESQHFLLIVDQFEELFTLNTDQKLIRQYIGILLECLRTEDFTVLLTMRADFFAAAVSHPALAESLDSYAPIILPQLDEQGLREVVEQPANVLGVYFEPGLTDLIASDVGKEPGSLPLLEFCLTQLWERQEFRQISHDAYKAIGGVQQALANHADAVYAEFTEQEREQLRHIFLKLVRPGQGTEDTRQVANLEQIRAEDRALITRLADKRLIVTGRDEERGEETVEVVHEALIRRWRTLRQWTDERRNTMVLQKRIQTERCTAIDQIVSQLSQNLRNPIISIAATVDFLRRKNENPQLLKFLDLLSMEITSIEETIKDAFSFNDSAPLKQEQVALLPFTMNLITFFRKEMEIHKIDYQLNISEKIICKVDLRQMKQVLIHLLRNAIKAIGMEGRLNIEASSKNDQIRIYVRANRYSEIKIPYYVPPSYILDIGDTLVGRFVNNHNGEWSIHNPKNGGIEVEIILPR; encoded by the coding sequence ATGAATCAGGCAGAAAGGAACTCCATGCCCTCCCCATCCCTGGAATCCTCCCTTGTCCGTATCCTGATTAATGACCTGGAACCTCGCCGACCTGTGGGCGCGGGCTTTCTGGTCACGCCCAAACACGTTCTCACCTGTGCCCATGTGGTCAATGCGGCCTTGGGTCGTAGCCTCAACGTACCTGACCAGCCTACTCCTGCTTCCGAGATCTTTCTTGATTTCCCCCTGCTGAATAACCACTCCCTGCTGCGGGCAAAAATCCTGCATTGGTTTCCGGTGACAGATAATTCTGCGACCGGTACGCTCGACAAGCTTGAGGACATTGCCGTCCTGGAGCTGTCCCCGGAAACACCTCTGCCTGCTGAAGCCCAGCCTGCGCCCCTTGTCGCCTTGGACAACGCAGCCTCTATAATTGATCAACGACTAAGGATGTGTGGTTTTCCCGGTGGTGTTGATCAGGGTACACATATTGACGGGATGCTCAAAGGGCGAACCGGGGCTGGTTATTGGGAAATCCACCCGCTGGACAAAAACAGGCCGATTGAGCAGGGTTTCAGCGGCACAGCGGTCTGGGCCGTGCAAGAGAATGCGGTCTGCGGCATGATCAGCAGCAGGCTGCGAAGAAAGCCGGACCAGGAAAATGGCCCGGTTATTACCGGCTACATGCTGCCTGCATCTACCTTGATTCGGGCCTTTCCCAAGCTGGATCAGCACAGCCGTCCGGCCAATCCCTATCGCGGCCTGGAAGCCTTCCGAGAAAAGGATGCCAATCTCTATTTTGGCAGGGAACAGACCATTACCCGGCTGCAACAGGTTGTTGCTGACCAACCCTTTGCAGCAGTGATCGGGGCCAGTGGTAGCGGTAAATCCTCGGTGGTCTTTGCGGGCCTGATTCCGGCCCTGCGCCAGACCGGAGATTGGCTGATCGCTCATTGCCGTCCGAAAAAAGAGCCTTTTTACGAGCTGTCCGCCTGCCTGATTCCTTTGCTTTACGATGACCCCATTCTTCGCTCGGAGAAAACCGACGAGCTGAAAGAAAAATTACATGCCGGTTCGGTCGGATTGCTTGGAATTATCCGCCAAATTAGGGAACAAAGGAAACAACAAGAGAGCCAGCATTTCCTCCTGATCGTGGATCAGTTCGAGGAGCTGTTTACCCTGAATACGGATCAGAAATTGATCCGGCAATATATCGGCATCCTGCTGGAATGCCTGCGCACGGAAGACTTCACTGTGCTGCTCACCATGCGGGCGGATTTCTTTGCCGCTGCTGTCAGCCACCCTGCCCTTGCCGAGTCTCTGGACAGCTATGCGCCCATCATTCTGCCTCAGCTTGATGAACAGGGTTTGCGAGAGGTCGTTGAGCAACCCGCCAACGTACTCGGTGTGTACTTCGAGCCGGGCCTGACCGACCTGATTGCCAGCGATGTGGGCAAGGAACCGGGTAGCCTGCCTCTGCTGGAGTTCTGCCTGACCCAGTTGTGGGAACGGCAGGAATTCCGGCAGATCAGCCATGATGCCTATAAGGCCATCGGCGGAGTGCAGCAGGCCCTGGCGAATCATGCGGATGCGGTCTATGCGGAGTTCACGGAACAGGAGCGGGAGCAGCTCCGGCATATCTTTCTCAAGCTGGTGCGTCCGGGACAGGGGACTGAGGATACCCGACAAGTGGCGAACTTAGAGCAAATTCGGGCAGAAGATCGGGCCTTAATTACCCGGCTGGCTGATAAGCGACTGATCGTTACCGGACGGGATGAAGAACGCGGGGAAGAGACGGTTGAGGTGGTGCATGAGGCGTTGATTCGTCGTTGGCGGACTTTGCGGCAATGGACAGACGAGAGACGTAACACAATGGTTTTACAAAAAAGAATACAGACAGAGCGTTGTACCGCAATTGACCAGATCGTCAGTCAGTTGTCTCAGAATCTTCGTAATCCGATAATTTCTATTGCTGCGACGGTTGATTTTCTCAGGCGTAAGAATGAAAATCCCCAACTGTTAAAATTTCTAGATTTGTTGAGTATGGAGATCACAAGCATTGAAGAAACTATAAAAGATGCATTCAGTTTCAACGATAGTGCCCCCTTGAAACAAGAGCAAGTGGCTCTTTTGCCATTTACTATGAATCTCATAACCTTTTTTCGTAAAGAAATGGAAATACACAAAATTGACTACCAGCTGAATATTTCAGAAAAAATAATATGTAAAGTTGATCTTCGACAAATGAAACAAGTACTGATACATCTTCTTCGCAACGCAATTAAAGCAATCGGAATGGAGGGGAGATTGAACATCGAAGCATCTTCAAAAAATGATCAGATCCGTATTTACGTCCGAGCTAACAGATATTCTGAAATAAAAATACCTTACTATGTCCCACCGAGTTATATACTTGATATTGGGGACACGTTAGTTGGACGATTTGTCAATAATCATAATGGAGAGTGGTCTATTCACAACCCAAAGAATGGTGGAATTGAAGTTGAAATAATTCTTCCACGATAA
- a CDS encoding CU044_2847 family protein: MKKMIAFEMDEMDGQPVYVEAEVSEAEMQRVSRGEENKPLQAESRFVDAVARIRPAAEVVLKAFQEMNTPDEIGLEFGLKFNAKTGVVFASADSEATFKVSLKWTNEKK; this comes from the coding sequence ATGAAAAAAATGATCGCATTTGAAATGGACGAAATGGACGGCCAGCCGGTTTATGTGGAGGCCGAGGTCTCTGAGGCTGAGATGCAACGGGTCAGCCGGGGCGAGGAGAATAAACCGCTGCAAGCGGAATCCCGCTTTGTTGATGCAGTGGCCCGGATCAGACCGGCTGCCGAGGTGGTGCTCAAGGCCTTTCAGGAGATGAACACCCCGGATGAAATCGGCTTGGAGTTCGGGCTGAAATTCAATGCCAAAACCGGGGTGGTCTTTGCCTCGGCAGACAGTGAGGCCACCTTTAAGGTTTCGTTGAAATGGACCAACGAGAAAAAATGA
- a CDS encoding helix-hairpin-helix domain-containing protein, which translates to MKNPDRATVARLEDLPNIGKAIAADLRAIGIDQPQQLIDKDAFALYDLLCAQTGVRHDPCLLDVFMAVIDFMDGGEPLPWWAFTAERKQKLSGAQ; encoded by the coding sequence ATGAAAAATCCCGACAGAGCAACCGTTGCCCGCCTTGAAGACCTGCCGAATATTGGCAAGGCCATAGCGGCTGATCTCCGCGCCATCGGGATAGATCAGCCGCAGCAACTCATCGACAAGGATGCCTTTGCGTTGTATGATCTTCTCTGTGCTCAAACCGGGGTACGACATGATCCCTGCCTGCTTGATGTGTTTATGGCGGTGATTGATTTTATGGACGGCGGGGAACCGCTTCCGTGGTGGGCGTTTACGGCGGAAAGGAAGCAAAAACTCTCCGGTGCTCAATAA
- a CDS encoding YcaO-like family protein — protein MKKNTIRLHSCLKEYTYDQDKACSPEQTVERFHEKLKATGLDILKEVKRIDTGRLDIPVFFSVCGKDALATIGTKKQMGKGSTPEQSRASACMELAERFSFFSFLKNPENFIIGDYPTMEEAGYPVLPVSALLHSVHDEERSPEDLEQLLTGLPLRWTWARNITKDEDVLVPFSWFYAINEFNGPCAGNTIEEAVLQGISEVVERHVCAVVALKKIRTPTIDPSSVIDPVARTLIEKFRHNGITVQLNDFSLDTGIPTVAALAWDPTTFPEKSELVYTAGTTPGADKALIRALTEVAQLAGDFESGSNYVASGLPKPLSLDEVDYLFTPEQTLSIDQLPQIESDDMLEELHNCLEALRAINMEVLMVNTIHPDLQIPAAYTIIPGAHFRERAASGDAPLFAAKLAADLLEPAELETKLAEMQAHLPDAYYLEFYRGRNFYEQGMIDAALPCFEQSLTMQPNEEDKPYIYSYLGSCLRDLGRFEEAVPVLEQGLACDEERPDIHNILGVCHFKEDRFEQAIHHFQRAVQLNPVSSIDYANLALNQQRLGRNQEAITNYQIALGQDAGIEFAAENLALLLEKETEA, from the coding sequence ATGAAAAAAAACACCATCCGCCTGCACAGCTGTCTCAAAGAATACACCTATGATCAGGATAAGGCATGTTCTCCTGAGCAGACCGTAGAACGCTTTCATGAAAAACTCAAAGCCACTGGCCTGGATATTCTCAAAGAGGTGAAACGCATTGACACGGGTCGGCTGGATATCCCGGTTTTCTTCAGTGTCTGTGGCAAGGATGCCCTGGCAACCATCGGCACCAAAAAGCAGATGGGCAAAGGTTCCACACCTGAGCAATCCAGGGCCAGTGCCTGCATGGAGCTGGCAGAGCGCTTCAGTTTTTTCTCCTTTCTTAAAAATCCAGAAAATTTCATCATCGGTGATTATCCGACCATGGAAGAAGCCGGGTACCCGGTCCTGCCGGTCTCGGCCCTGCTCCATTCTGTCCATGATGAGGAACGCAGCCCGGAGGATCTGGAACAGTTATTGACCGGCCTGCCCCTACGCTGGACTTGGGCAAGGAATATCACCAAGGACGAGGACGTACTGGTGCCCTTTTCCTGGTTTTACGCCATTAATGAATTTAACGGCCCCTGTGCAGGCAATACCATTGAGGAGGCGGTTCTTCAGGGCATCTCCGAGGTGGTGGAACGCCATGTCTGCGCCGTGGTTGCCCTAAAAAAAATCCGTACGCCCACCATTGATCCAAGTTCTGTGATTGATCCGGTGGCCCGTACCCTGATTGAAAAGTTCCGGCATAACGGCATTACAGTACAGCTCAATGATTTCTCTCTGGATACCGGCATCCCGACTGTGGCGGCCCTAGCCTGGGATCCGACAACCTTCCCTGAAAAAAGTGAACTGGTCTACACCGCTGGCACCACTCCCGGAGCTGATAAGGCACTGATCCGCGCTCTGACAGAGGTGGCGCAACTGGCCGGTGATTTTGAATCCGGGTCCAATTATGTAGCCTCGGGCCTGCCTAAACCGCTCAGTCTGGATGAGGTGGATTATCTGTTTACCCCGGAACAAACTCTTAGTATCGACCAACTCCCCCAAATCGAATCGGACGATATGCTTGAGGAGCTGCACAACTGCCTTGAGGCCCTCCGGGCGATTAACATGGAAGTCCTGATGGTCAATACCATCCATCCTGACCTTCAAATCCCGGCGGCCTATACCATTATTCCCGGTGCTCATTTCCGGGAAAGAGCCGCCTCCGGCGATGCCCCCCTGTTTGCCGCAAAGCTGGCTGCGGACCTGCTGGAACCAGCCGAATTAGAAACGAAATTGGCGGAAATGCAGGCGCATCTTCCTGATGCCTATTATTTGGAGTTCTACCGGGGGCGTAATTTCTATGAGCAAGGTATGATTGACGCAGCCCTGCCCTGTTTTGAACAGTCCCTGACCATGCAGCCCAATGAGGAGGATAAGCCGTATATTTATTCGTATCTCGGCAGCTGCCTCCGGGATCTGGGACGGTTTGAGGAGGCTGTGCCGGTGCTGGAACAAGGACTGGCCTGTGACGAAGAACGCCCGGACATCCATAACATCCTCGGGGTCTGCCATTTTAAGGAAGACCGCTTTGAGCAGGCTATCCACCATTTTCAGCGGGCCGTGCAGCTGAACCCGGTCTCGTCCATTGATTACGCTAATCTGGCCCTGAACCAACAACGGCTTGGGCGCAATCAGGAGGCAATCACTAATTATCAGATCGCCCTGGGCCAGGATGCCGGTATTGAGTTTGCAGCGGAAAATTTGGCTCTCTTGCTGGAGAAAGAGACTGAGGCATGA
- the tsaE gene encoding tRNA (adenosine(37)-N6)-threonylcarbamoyltransferase complex ATPase subunit type 1 TsaE — MSPATSSVQHTLQDITATATLGRQLGQIAQKGDIILLHGDLGVGKTTLTQFIAQGLEVPKDQYVSSPSFALMHEYLGRLPLFHMDCYRLSGEEDIEGAGLAEYIGGPGLTLIEWPDRLGSLQPQERLDLTLKAVNETTRICLLQPHGDSWASRIATLSSRLALTRPNSRNL, encoded by the coding sequence ATGTCACCGGCAACATCATCAGTTCAACATACCTTGCAAGATATCACAGCAACAGCTACTCTGGGCCGACAGCTGGGGCAAATAGCCCAAAAAGGAGATATCATCCTTCTCCACGGCGACCTAGGTGTAGGCAAGACCACCCTGACTCAATTCATCGCCCAAGGCCTGGAGGTACCAAAAGACCAGTATGTCTCTAGCCCTTCCTTTGCCCTGATGCACGAGTATCTTGGTCGTCTTCCGCTCTTTCATATGGACTGCTATCGCCTGTCGGGAGAAGAGGATATTGAAGGAGCCGGACTGGCCGAGTATATCGGCGGGCCCGGCCTGACCCTCATTGAATGGCCGGACCGATTGGGGAGTCTGCAACCCCAAGAGCGTCTTGATCTCACTCTGAAAGCAGTCAATGAGACGACCAGGATCTGTCTTCTCCAGCCTCATGGGGACTCTTGGGCTTCTCGCATTGCAACATTGTCCTCCAGACTCGCCCTAACTCGCCCGAACAGCCGGAATCTTTAA
- a CDS encoding response regulator, translated as MKEYEQLKILLVEDNQESMDFFVNCFQEEYTILCATSGEEALELFEQEDDIAMVLSDQAMPGMTGVDLLTHIYQQNESVIRIIITGFLNTTDIIAAINKGHIYQFIVKPWEIVQMRMVLSQATYTWKLKQENSELQKELLTQNYLLTQANKRLHTSKQTLRNLSISLFTAREEEQRRIAMELHDELGQSLAALKMQTRIMEHDFLPAGKVQQEKIKHWSTVLRTSISQIIEDVRLLSKNLSPVIIEDLGLDAALQQLIDNFTEAHGISCSFQSAPLQDITSTEGKRIVYRLVQESLNNICNHAEATHINFSIKVDLVQIFLSLADNGKGFHVQKVLARPQIRRGIGLTAMSERVKMLGGTFDIQSIINQGTTVSFTIPFDFDGKEKK; from the coding sequence ATGAAAGAGTACGAACAGCTGAAAATCCTCCTGGTCGAAGATAATCAGGAAAGCATGGATTTTTTTGTGAACTGTTTTCAAGAGGAGTACACCATCCTCTGTGCAACCTCTGGAGAGGAAGCTCTTGAACTCTTTGAACAAGAAGACGATATCGCTATGGTGCTCTCGGACCAAGCCATGCCCGGAATGACAGGAGTGGATCTCCTGACCCATATCTACCAACAGAATGAATCCGTTATCCGCATAATCATAACTGGTTTTCTCAATACAACCGATATTATCGCGGCTATCAACAAAGGACATATCTATCAATTCATCGTTAAACCCTGGGAAATTGTCCAGATGCGAATGGTGCTCTCTCAGGCAACATACACATGGAAATTAAAACAAGAAAATAGTGAATTACAAAAAGAGCTCCTGACCCAGAATTATTTACTCACCCAGGCGAACAAACGTCTGCACACCTCGAAACAAACGCTGCGCAATCTCTCCATCTCGCTCTTTACAGCCAGAGAGGAAGAGCAACGGCGAATCGCCATGGAGCTCCATGATGAACTCGGGCAATCTCTGGCTGCGTTAAAAATGCAGACCCGAATCATGGAACATGACTTCCTTCCGGCGGGAAAAGTGCAGCAGGAAAAAATAAAGCACTGGTCAACTGTACTCCGCACCAGCATAAGCCAAATAATTGAGGATGTGCGTCTCTTATCTAAAAACCTCAGCCCAGTCATTATTGAGGATCTCGGCCTTGACGCGGCTCTTCAGCAGCTTATTGATAATTTCACTGAAGCACACGGGATCTCCTGCTCCTTTCAATCGGCTCCTCTTCAGGATATCACCTCCACCGAGGGAAAACGGATAGTCTACCGTCTTGTCCAAGAAAGTCTGAATAATATCTGCAATCATGCCGAGGCTACCCATATTAATTTCTCCATAAAAGTCGATCTGGTGCAGATTTTCCTCTCCCTCGCAGATAACGGCAAGGGATTTCATGTCCAAAAGGTCCTGGCCCGCCCCCAGATTCGGCGCGGAATAGGCCTGACAGCTATGTCGGAACGGGTCAAGATGCTTGGTGGTACGTTTGATATTCAGTCCATCATCAATCAAGGAACAACCGTTTCCTTCACCATTCCCTTTGATTTTGACGGGAAAGAAAAAAAATAA